The following are from one region of the Siniperca chuatsi isolate FFG_IHB_CAS linkage group LG13, ASM2008510v1, whole genome shotgun sequence genome:
- the si:ch211-106h4.4 gene encoding MAM and LDL-receptor class A domain-containing protein 2 isoform X1 translates to MCHFSLDMKQVFVLLSVLLVIVSSDGEFNCTSGEHLPAGRVCDFKKDCEDGSDEEFCGSCDFEHHSCGWNNTSNISFRWRRQVANITSIPGLDHTTGSPLGHVMHIDGKQEGFLSVANLEYSVDNLAALGCQISFWYYIYDKSSSSSSSSSSLIVTMVRGTTKKDLLEISKSKTEVWENATAFIGNQPGGYKLLFSFSPRYLVARDVMLDDISFENCGEGDVPAGSDQLSCDFENDACSWYHDYTASLLWKRSNGRFDETPTGNGYYMLITTKPNLNISSAARLISFPRPAGQVICVSFLYHIFGNSIGSLKFIAKRSGEAETVVWIRSGTQGNKWRFADLTFTSDKPIQFIIEAVVGGKQGSIAIDNIMVSSSENGSCPAERECTFQGSLCGLLPQPSANFSWSRITGTSQPANSSGPTTDHTLGTEQGYYLSAQLWSNPVGSRGAVMTAVMEPTTADGECLMFWYYMAGSGVGELSVYLQTPDNHRHSAEIWTRSGDQGKHWRHGRVTLRSPNTPYQVIFEAVVGNGPWRDIAVDDLTVLNGACPPPGFCDFEMDLCGWVNNPPAESGVDWDWLAGASEGVLIPQRDHSTNSALGHFAFFTSSKSDREETARLESETMEAVDRACLEIWHYTNGWSSNRPSVITLTVFVNETAGLRHVWNTSGYMNNTWIQDRVDYSASGLHQIILQATCPKSKEGSFALDDVHIIRDKSCDDDIIPTTTPNPATTTTTAPASAMDCTFEQGLCSWGQEVSDDLNWTLSSGLQVDQPWDGPQYDHTVGNDQGFFLLLNGSGSKDGERAVISVPVISLTSHICVGFWYYMLGPSVSTLNLLIETKSSQLLVWTRRGTQNPEWIKAQVTISMNNTIQVMFTGHRNTNSKGFIAIDDITVREGACSNENVCGFDSSLCGFNNDVSHKGRWGPKRGSMYQVDHTYGTENGFYMTVMISNSTQNEVAQLLTPEFTSATEICVRFWYWLPAGLSNILAVHVLWSGDLSDALWQRSGAPSPGWEVAEVTVSSPAKFYVVFKAVHVPGTNSTVKLDDISVRDVACSPPGSCDFESGQCNWVNIPKEDGHDWVLASGGFQGPPTDHTTQTPEGCFLLSSSLHQNHSSLAQVLSEWIQPRDTTSCLTLWYHMKSSDSGILKVYMRSGPSEEYLMFNSNSSGLSWTRFSQSVERSKPFQLLIEAETNNRGFIAIDDISVTPGLCQVNETSLGFLGCSFENGTCGWEDISVGQVQWMRGRNATENTGPSVDNTVGTELGWYIAVQSDQGDQMSPAALQSPTMKQASAICTLHFYYNMYGEDIEELSVVLKEGSRTTTLWWLSGNHGDLWQHGEVTVGRMPQDFTILFEASRSFTKPGHIAIDDIDFTNCTLPEPQPLCPENMFMCNNSVCVEHNQVCDFSDDCGDWSDEKNCEQQGVVERCSFEQGLCSWAESDVDTPGAEWTHHKGQEAWSKHGPPRDHTQNSAAGQYVIPGTHLTEKGQTSEILSKTLLPSFNCTVRFFYFSLDDAAARLTAQSRTLQSGSDDTVLWLRKNSQSYSWQRAEVMFSSSDNSKIVFRYERGDGRRGLVALDDISFSRECVFDPDNNKLPSPTSAPPTSSNTPTSPATPSASTSTAPIHPCQDNEFFCWQSAGKACILATLQCDYHPDCPQGEDEDGCGPCTFESNQCRWTDTSDGQSRWQRQKASNNTEPPTDHTTDTGYYMRVNFSQGSKQSEARLQSPPLPPSSPYCQILFHFHIRAQSAGSLRVLMQQAEGSEAILWSRSHNTVSHWTPEHLPLGPHQQPYKVWFSSMKKVTQTDTTAGDHIVAVDDISFLNCEKSYQPPALSACGCSFEDGLCVWVQGAEDELDWLSRSGPTKTPNTGPAGDHTTGKGKYLFIKSSPPSVKGNMAQLKSLLLPPAGEKGYCLTFWHHMFGATVGSLRMLLQTADPLKKTLVWQKSGNQGDEWLLVQIHVTLQKVHQVILEATVGGQAGDIAIDDISLISGPCPASDTCDFEEGSCNWQQQTTDDFDWVRRSGSTPSPNTGPDSDHTTNTPAGHYYYLSSSAADRAGQTAKMSSPLYPAGKGACVQLWYHMYGKGMGMLNVYQQSEEGKQALIFSQTGDQGRLWRFAQASLLPRVQPYRIVVEGVKAGATQEGDMAFDDVQLTDAQCPPPGHCDFESNTCRWSNLGGGVDQGDWLRGRGASPNPNTGPSVDHTTNSTHGYYLYVDSSVGAWGDMSFLISDVFQPSTRGHCLTFWYHMYGNHVGTLRVYINDSLCLCIRGG, encoded by the exons ATGTGTCATTTTTCCCTAGACATGAAGCAAGTATTTGTTCTGCTGTCAG TATTGTTGGTCATCGTGTCCTCTGATGGGGAGTTCAACTGTACATCCGGAGAACATCTTCCTGCTGGACGCGTCTGTGATTTTAAGAAGGACTGTGAAGATGGCTCAGATGAGGAGTTTTGTG GGTCATGTGATTTTGAGCATCACTCCTGTGGTTGGAACAACACCAGTAATATCTCCTTCCGCTGGAGACGGCAGGTGGCAAACATCACCTCAATACCTGGACTGGACCATACCACAGGAAGTCCATTGG GACATGTCATGCATATAGATGGAAAACAAGAAGGTTTCCTATCAGTGGCTAATTTGGAGTATTCTGTTGACAACCTGGCAGCTCTGGGATGTCAGATCAG CTTCTGGTACTATATTTATGAtaagtcatcatcatcatcatcatcatcatcatcccttATAGTAACAATGGTCAGAGGCACCACTAAGAAAGACTTGCTGGAGATTTCTAAAAGTAAGACAGAAGTTTGGGAGAATGCCACAGCCTTCATCGGTAATCAGCCAGGAGGATACAAG ctgctgttttcGTTCAGCCCTCGATATTTGGTAGCCAGGGACGTTATGCTGGATGATATCAGCTTTGAGAACTGTGGAGAGGGAGATGTCCCCGCAGGGTCAGACCAACTCTCATGTGATTTTGAAAACGACGCCTGTTCATGGTACCATGACTACACTGCCAGCCTTTTGTGGAAAAGGAGTAATGGGAGATTTGATGAAACCCCAACTGGGAATG GCTACTACATGCTCATAACTACTAAACCCAACCTAAATATCTCATCAGCAGCCAGACTCATCAGCTTCCCTCGACCTGCTGGTCAAGTCATATGTGTGAGCTTCTTGTACCACATATTTGGCAACAGCATTG GTTCATTGAAGTTTATTGCAAAGCGTTCAGGTGAAGCGGAGACGGTTGTATGGATCAGAAGCGGCACCCAGGGAAACAAATGGAGATTTGCGGATCTTACCTTCACCAGTGACAAACCAATACag TTTATTATAGAAGCTGTGGTGGGTGGAAAACAAGGCAGCATAGCCATTGATAACATAATGGTGTCCAGCAGTGAGAATGGCTCTTGTCCGGCTGAGAGAGAGTGCACCTTCCAGGGCTCCCTCTGTGGTCTGCTGCCCCAACCGTCTGCAAACTTCAGCTGGAGCCGGATCACGGGGACGTCCCAACCAGCCAACTCTTCAGGCCCCACCACAGATCACACTCTGGGGACAGAGCAAG GTTATTACCTGAGTGCCCAGTTGTGGAGTAACCCTGTAGGGTCCAGAGGCGCAGTGATGACTGCAGTGATGGAGCCCACAACTGCTGATGGGGAATGCCTAATGTTCTGGTACTACATGGCAGGAAGTGGAGTGGGGGAACTCAGTGTTTACCTTCAAACTCCAGACAACCACAGACACTCCGCCGAGATCTGGACCAGAAGTGGAGATCAGGGGAAGCACTGGAGGCACGGAAGAGTGACGCTTCGCAGTCCCAATACCCCGTATCAG GTGATTTTTGAGGCGGTGGTCGGAAATGGACCGTGGAGAGATATCGCTGTCGACGACCTAACTGTCCTGAATGGTGCCTGTCCCCCGCCAG GTTTTTGTGACTTTGAAATGGACTTATGTGGTTGGGTGAATAATCCTCCAGCAGAGTCCGGGGTGGACTGGGACTGGCTGGCAGGTGCCAGTGAGGGTGTTTTAATTCCACAAAGGGACCACTCCACAAATTCTGCTTTGG GCCACTTTGCATTCTTCACTTCATCTAAATCTGATAGAGAAGAAACTGCCCGACTGGAGAGTGAGACAATGGAGGCAGTAGACCGTGCTTGCCTCGAGATCTGGCACTACACCAACGGGTGGTCATCTAATC GTCCTTCAGTCATTACACTGACAGTGTTTGTAAATGAGACTGCTGGACTGCGTCATGTGTGGAATACAAGTGGATATATGAATAACACATGGATCCAAGACAGGGTGGATTACAGTGCATCAGGGCTTCACCAG ATTATTTTACAAGCCACTTGTCCCAAATCAAAGGAAGGAAGCTTTGCCCTGGACGACGTCCACATCATCAGAGACAAGTCTTGTGATGATGACATTATCCCAACCACCACCCCAAACCCTGCCACCACGACCACCACTGCTCCTGCCTCCGCCATGGACTGCACTTTTGAACAAG GTCTGTGTAGTTGGGGCCAGGAGGTCAGTGATGATTTGAACTGGACTCTCAGTAGTGGACTTCAAGTGGACCAGCCATGGGATGGACCTCAGTATGATCATACTGTTGGAAATGATCAAG GTTTCTTCTTACTGTTGAATGGATCTGGGTCGAAGGATGGGGAGAGAGCAGTCATCTCTGTTCCTGTCATCAGTCTTACATCACATATCTGTGTTGGATTCTGGTACTACATGCTCGGGCCTTCAGTATCCACCCTGAATCTGCTGATTGAGACA AAATCCTCTCAACTGTTAGTCTGGACTCGCCGAGGGACCCAGAATCCAGAGTGGATTAAAGCACAAGTAACCatcagcatgaacaataccataCAG GTGATGTTCACTGGCCATAGAAACACCAACAGTAAAGGATTCATTGCCATTGATGACATTACAGTGAGGGAGGGGGCCTGCAGTAATGAGA ATGTGTGTGGGTTTGATTCCAGCTTGTGTGGCTTTAACAACGATGTCAGTCATAAGGGTCGCTGGGGTCCCAAAAGAGGCTCAATGTATCAGGTGGATCACACCTATGGAACTGAAAATG GTTTCTACATGACTGTGATGATATCAAACTCTACACAGAATGAAGTAGCTCAGCTGCTCACACCTGAGTTCACCTCAGCCACAGAGATATGTGTACGCTTCTG GTACTGGTTACCTGCAGGGCTTTCTAACATCCTTGCCGTGCATGTGCTGTGGAGCGGGGACCTGAGTGATGCACTTTGGCAACGATCTGGAGCGCCCTCTCCAGGCTGGGAGGTGGCAGAGGTCACTGTGTCCTCCCCTGCAAAATTCTAt GTGGTGTTTAAGGCAGTCCATGTGCCAGGCACTAACTCTACAGTGAAATTAGATGATATTTCTGTGAGGGATGTGGCCTGCAGTCCTCCAGGCAGCTGTGACTTTGAGTCTGGACAGTGCAACTGGGTCAACATCCCCAAAGAAGATGGACACGACTGGGTGCTGGCCAGTGGAGGCTTTCAGGGTCCACCGACAGACCACACCACTCAGACCCCAGAGG GTTGCTTCTTGTTGAGCTCATCACTGCACCAAAACCACAGCAGTCTAGCACAGGTATTGTCAGAATGGATCCAACCGAGAGACACCACCTCCTGTCTCACCTTATGGTACCACATGAAAAGCAG TGACTCGGGGATATTGAAGGTGTACATGCGTTCAGGGCCATCGGAGGAGTATCTGATGTTCAACAGTAACAGCAGTGGACTCAGCTGGACCAGGTTCTCTCAGTCTGTAGAGAGGAGCAAACCTTTCCAG CTACTGATCGAAGCAGAGACCAACAACAGAGGATTTATTGCAATTGATGACATCAGTGTCACACCGGGCCTTTGTCAAG TTAATGAAACAAGTTTGGGATTTTTGGGTTGTTCATTTGAAAATGGCACGTGTGGCTGGGAGGACATCAGTGTTGGCCAGGTTCAGTGGATGAGAGGAAGGAATGCTACTGAGAACACTGGACCCTCTGTGGACAACACAGTGGGCACTGAACTGG GTTGGTACATAGCAGTTCAGTCTGACCAAGGAGATCAAATGAGTCCTGCTGCCTTGCAGAGTCCCACCATGAAACAAGCCAGCGCCATCTGCACACTACACTTCTATTACAACATGTATGGAGAGG ACATAGAGGAGCTGAGTGTGGTGTTAAAGGAGGGCTCCAGGACCACCACCCTGTGGTGGCTGTCTGGTAACCATGGAGATTTGTGGCAGCATGGTGAGGTAACAGTTGGTCGAATGCCTCAGGACTTCACCATCCTGTTTGAAGCCTCCAGGTCCTTCACCAAGCCTGGACACATTGCCATTGATGACATAGATTTCACCAACTGCACCTTGCCTG AGCCCCAGCCCTTGTGTCCAGAGAATATGTTCATGTgcaacaacagtgtgtgtgtggagcacaACCAAGTGTGTGACTTCAGTGATGACTGTGGGGACTGGTCTGATGAGAAAAACTGTG AGCAACAAGGTGTTGTGGAGCGCTGCAGCTTTGAACAAGGCCTGTGTTCCTGGGCGGAAAGTGATGTAGACACACCAGGAGCTGAGTGGACACATCACAAAGGACAGGAAGCCTGGTCCAAACATGGGCCTCCCAGGGATCACACCCAAAACTCTGCTGCAG GTCAATATGTTATCCCTGGGACTCACCTGACTGAGAAGGGCCAGACGTCAGAGATTCTCTCCAAAACCTTACTACCCAGTTTTAACTGCACT GTGAGATTCTTCTACTTCAGCCTGGATGATGCTGCAGCCAGACTGACAGCCCAGTCCAGGACACTACAGTCTGGTAGTGACGACACTGTGTTATGGCTCAGGAAAAACTCACAGAGTTACAGCTGGCAGAGAGCAGAGGTCATGTTCTCCTCCTCAGACAATAGCAAG ATTGTCTTCAGATATGAGCGAGGTGATGGTCGCAGAGGGCTGGTTGCGCTGGACGATATCTCTTTCTCCAGGGAGTGTGTATTTGACcctgacaacaacaaactgcCATCACCCACCTCTGCCCCACCTACATCCTCTAACACACCCACTTCTCCAGCCACACCCTCAGCCTCAACATCAACTGCACCAATCCACCCCTGTCAG GATAATGAGTTTTTCTGTTGGCAGTCAGCTGGAAAAGCGTGTATTCTGGCTACTTTACAGTGTGATTATCATCCAGACTGCCCCCAGGGGGAGGACGAGGATGGCTGTG GTCCGTGCACATTTGAGAGTAACCAGTGCCGATGGACTGACACCAGTGATGGACAGAGcaggtggcagagacagaaagccAGTAACAACACCGAGCCGCCCACTGATCACACTACAGACACAG GCTACTACATGAGAGTGAATTTCAGTCAGGGGTCCAAACAGAGTGAGGCCCGACTCCAGAGTCCCCCACTCCCCCCTTCATCCCCCTACTGCCAGATTCT GTTTCACTTCCACATCAGGGCACAGAGTGCTGGGTCACTCAGAGTGCTTATGCAGCAAGCTGAGGGGAGTGAAGCAATCCTGTGGTCACGCAGTCACAACACTGTCTCCCATTGGACCCCAGAGCATCTGCCTCTAGGCCCGCACCAGCAGCCTTATAAG GTTTGGTTCAGTAGCATGAAAAAAGTGACTCAGACGGACACTACTGCTGGAGATCACATTGTTGCTGTGGATGATATCTCTTTTCTAAACTGTGAAAAATCCTACCAACCACCAG ctctgtctgcctgtggctGTTCTTTTGAAGATGGTCTGTGTGTTTGGGTGCAGGGGGCTGAAGATGAGCTGGACTGGCTCAGCAGGTCTGGTCCCACTAAAACCCCCAACACCGGGCCTGCAGGAGACCACACTACCGGCAAAG GCAAATACCTTTTCATCAAGAGTTCCCCACCAAGTGTTAAGGGAAATATGGCCCAGCTGAAGTCTTtgctgctgccacctgctggtgaaAAAGGATACTGTTTAACATTTTGGCACCACATGTTTGGAGCTACTGTGGGATCTCTAAGGATGCTTCTACAAACAGCTGATCCCTTAAAGAAAACATTG GTGTGGCAAAAATCAGGAAATCAAGGGGATGAGTGGCTGCTGGTGCAGATCCACGTGACCCTGCAGAAAGTCCACCAAGTGATTCTGGAGGCTACAGTGGGAGGACAGGCAGGAGACATAGCCATCGATGACATCTCCCTCATCAGTGGACCATGTCCTGCCTCTG ATACGTGTGACTTCGAGGAGGGGAGCTGTAACTGGCAGCAGCAGACCACCGATGACTTTGACTGGGTCAGACGGTCGGGCTCCACCCCCAGCCCCAACACTGGGCCAGACAGCGACCACACCACCAACACACCCGCGGGACATTACTACTACctgtcctcctctgctgctgaccGCGCCGGACAGACCGCAAAAATGTCTTCACCGCTGTACCCTGCAG